A DNA window from Niabella yanshanensis contains the following coding sequences:
- a CDS encoding electron transfer flavoprotein subunit alpha/FixB family protein produces the protein MVLIFIDIAEDGNVKKSSLEALTYGAQLAKQLGVEAQGVVLAPATEDLSALGKYGVSKIHQVKNDSLKYFDAQVYAKVLAQAVEQSGATVVVFSNNTDGKAVAPRLSARLKAGLVAGAVALPETSNGFAVKKSVFSGKAFANVNITTPVKIISLNPNAFKIEEGTGTAEVVELNATVDAPKVKVTAVKKQSGEVPLAEAEIVVSGGRGLKGPENWGILEDLARELHAGLACSRPVADAHWRPHNEHVGQTGGAIAPNLYIAVGISGAIQHLAGVNRSKVIVVINKDAEAPFFKAADYGIVGDLFEVLPKFTEAVKQLK, from the coding sequence ATGGTTTTAATATTTATCGATATAGCTGAAGACGGCAACGTAAAAAAATCATCATTGGAAGCGCTTACTTATGGGGCACAGCTGGCAAAACAGCTAGGCGTGGAAGCGCAGGGTGTGGTATTGGCACCGGCCACGGAAGACTTAAGCGCGCTAGGGAAATACGGTGTAAGCAAGATCCACCAGGTAAAGAATGATTCTTTAAAGTACTTCGATGCACAGGTATATGCAAAAGTGCTTGCCCAGGCAGTGGAACAATCCGGTGCAACGGTTGTGGTATTTTCAAACAACACCGACGGTAAAGCAGTAGCGCCTCGTCTTTCAGCCCGCTTAAAAGCGGGGCTCGTTGCGGGAGCTGTCGCACTTCCTGAGACGTCTAACGGCTTTGCAGTTAAAAAAAGTGTATTTTCAGGCAAGGCTTTCGCCAATGTAAATATCACCACTCCTGTTAAGATCATTTCATTAAATCCCAATGCTTTTAAAATAGAAGAAGGAACCGGGACTGCGGAAGTGGTTGAATTAAATGCTACTGTAGATGCTCCCAAAGTGAAAGTAACTGCTGTTAAAAAACAGAGCGGTGAAGTTCCTTTAGCCGAAGCGGAAATTGTGGTGAGTGGTGGCCGCGGTTTAAAAGGCCCTGAGAACTGGGGCATATTAGAAGACCTGGCCAGAGAACTGCATGCCGGACTGGCCTGTAGCCGCCCTGTAGCGGATGCACACTGGCGGCCTCATAATGAGCATGTGGGTCAAACCGGTGGCGCTATTGCTCCCAACCTGTATATAGCAGTAGGTATTTCCGGCGCCATTCAGCACCTGGCGGGCGTTAACCGCAGCAAAGTGATTGTGGTGATCAATAAAGACGCCGAAGCACCTTTCTTTAAAGCTGCGGACTATGGCATTGTTGGTGATCTGTTTGAAGTGCTGCCTAAGTTTACTGAAGCGGTGAAACAATTAAAATAA
- a CDS encoding sensor histidine kinase: protein MRIKKRILIYVCSTIIGITAITFLLIYILFYSYREQSFRKQQENKIRYTVQLIQKYREQSAEISSILDEQDINDFFDEKLLVYDKEKDLIFSSLDSLEIYSARSVLLDLSPAQQSVFADEKHYDVLGAYIESNHQVYYAIIKAYDAFGYDKLSYLRNVLIALFIAFSLLVVLVSLYISGKISKPIALLADNIQRYDFSSNNEPLSIKTNTYEIEHLTERFNELVRRTNEAFLFQKRTIDHISHQLKTPLAVLVSELERISRAADRTGIKQELDRQVVKAQSLGNIITVLLEISKVEAGQELKKYTTRIDEMIYDIIDELNIIYPDFNFHIKYTPQEFDEKRMEVSVNPLLVKQAFQNLLSNCIIYSSENKGSIEMDAAQTGVLKIYISNKGATITEEEQKMLFQHFFRGENSRGQTGYGLGLVLTQKILAANDAEVSYSNQDEENSFIVSFRS from the coding sequence ATGAGAATCAAAAAAAGGATACTGATTTATGTTTGCTCTACCATCATAGGTATTACTGCTATTACCTTCCTGCTGATCTATATATTATTCTATTCCTACCGCGAACAGTCCTTTAGAAAGCAGCAGGAAAATAAGATCCGCTATACGGTTCAGTTGATCCAGAAATACCGGGAGCAAAGTGCAGAGATATCATCTATTTTGGATGAACAGGATATTAATGATTTTTTCGATGAAAAATTGCTGGTATATGATAAGGAAAAGGATCTGATTTTTTCAAGTCTTGACAGCCTGGAGATTTATTCCGCCCGGTCTGTTCTTTTGGATCTGTCACCTGCTCAGCAGTCTGTTTTTGCAGATGAAAAGCACTATGATGTTCTGGGCGCTTATATCGAAAGCAATCACCAGGTTTATTATGCGATTATTAAAGCCTATGATGCATTTGGCTATGACAAGCTCTCTTACCTGAGAAACGTGCTGATTGCACTGTTCATAGCCTTCAGCCTCCTGGTTGTCCTGGTGTCATTGTATATATCCGGTAAAATCTCCAAACCCATAGCTTTATTGGCTGATAATATACAGCGGTACGATTTCAGCAGCAATAATGAGCCGCTCTCTATAAAGACCAATACTTATGAAATCGAGCATCTTACTGAGCGGTTTAATGAATTAGTCAGGCGAACTAATGAAGCGTTTCTTTTTCAAAAGCGTACCATCGATCATATTTCACACCAGTTAAAAACACCGCTTGCCGTTTTAGTGTCCGAATTGGAACGGATCAGTAGGGCTGCGGACCGCACGGGAATAAAGCAGGAGCTGGATCGCCAGGTAGTAAAAGCGCAGTCGCTGGGCAATATCATCACTGTATTACTCGAGATCTCGAAAGTAGAGGCCGGCCAGGAGCTGAAAAAGTATACTACCCGTATCGACGAAATGATCTATGATATTATTGATGAGCTCAATATTATTTATCCTGATTTTAATTTCCATATCAAGTATACCCCACAGGAGTTTGATGAAAAACGAATGGAAGTATCCGTTAACCCACTCTTAGTGAAACAGGCTTTTCAAAACCTGCTGTCCAACTGCATTATTTACAGTTCTGAAAATAAGGGTAGTATTGAAATGGATGCAGCACAAACGGGCGTTTTGAAGATATACATCAGTAATAAAGGCGCAACTATTACAGAAGAGGAGCAAAAGATGTTATTTCAACATTTTTTCAGAGGGGAGAACAGCAGGGGGCAAACGGGTTATGGGCTGGGCCTGGTGTTGACGCAAAAAATACTCGCCGCCAATGATGCCGAGGTAAGCTATAGTAACCAGGACGAAGAAAATAGCTTCATAGTTTCTTTCAGGAGCTAA
- a CDS encoding electron transfer flavoprotein subunit beta/FixA family protein, whose amino-acid sequence MKILVCISKTPDTTAKIAFTDNNTKFDTGSVQWIINPNDEYYALVRAIELKEADASTVIHLVTVGAPDADAIIRKALALGGDEAIRVNTESQDSFTIASQIAEVAKQGSYDLVFLGKETIDYNGSCVGGMVAELLDLPYISLATKFELNGTTATVTREIEGGEEICEVSLPVVVSCNKGMAEQRIPNMRGIMAARTKPLKVVEPVATEALTSIAEFSLPPAKAGVKLVDADNVAELVRLLREEAKVI is encoded by the coding sequence ATGAAAATACTAGTATGTATCAGTAAAACGCCTGATACCACAGCAAAAATAGCTTTCACAGATAACAACACGAAATTTGATACGGGCAGTGTACAGTGGATCATCAATCCAAACGATGAATATTACGCTTTGGTTCGCGCTATTGAACTGAAAGAAGCAGATGCGTCAACTGTTATTCACCTGGTTACGGTAGGTGCGCCTGATGCCGATGCTATCATACGTAAAGCCCTGGCTTTGGGAGGCGATGAAGCCATACGGGTGAATACCGAAAGCCAGGACAGCTTCACCATTGCCTCGCAAATAGCTGAGGTCGCTAAACAGGGTAGTTATGACCTGGTTTTCCTGGGTAAAGAAACCATAGATTACAATGGAAGTTGTGTAGGCGGCATGGTAGCGGAACTACTCGATCTCCCGTATATTTCCCTGGCAACTAAATTTGAGCTTAACGGAACTACAGCTACGGTTACCCGTGAAATTGAAGGCGGTGAAGAGATTTGCGAAGTAAGCTTACCGGTAGTGGTGAGTTGTAATAAGGGTATGGCGGAGCAGCGTATTCCCAATATGAGAGGTATTATGGCGGCCAGAACCAAACCGTTGAAAGTAGTAGAGCCTGTTGCTACAGAAGCATTAACCAGCATCGCTGAATTTAGTCTTCCCCCGGCAAAAGCGGGTGTCAAGCTGGTAGATGCCGATAATGTGGCAGAACTGGTAAGACTTCTGAGAGAAGAAGCTAAAGTGATTTAA
- a CDS encoding response regulator transcription factor, whose protein sequence is MNLLLIEDDHTLAQNITEALRAEQAHVKVVYDGMLAERLLRKEAFDCVIMDVNLPGKNGFELCKAYRQFNKSTPVIMLTAFAELEDKVTGFDAGADDYLTKPFYMRELYLRIQNLVKRSRQLQEEVSSNLAAGDVVINDDQKKVYRGQQEIMLTPREYQILYMLIDNKDRVVSKAELMKEIWGGNVDYNTNTIEVYINFLRNKIDKPFGQKSIKTKVGYGYYWDMS, encoded by the coding sequence ATGAACCTGTTATTGATTGAAGATGACCATACTTTGGCGCAAAATATAACGGAAGCGCTGAGAGCAGAGCAGGCCCATGTAAAAGTTGTATATGATGGAATGCTTGCTGAGCGCTTACTGCGAAAAGAGGCATTCGATTGCGTGATTATGGACGTCAATCTCCCGGGTAAAAATGGCTTTGAGCTATGTAAGGCTTACCGGCAATTTAATAAAAGCACACCAGTGATTATGCTGACTGCTTTTGCTGAATTAGAGGACAAGGTAACGGGGTTTGACGCAGGCGCCGATGATTACCTCACCAAGCCCTTTTATATGCGGGAGTTATATCTAAGGATACAAAACCTGGTTAAAAGGTCCAGGCAATTGCAGGAAGAAGTCTCGTCTAATCTGGCAGCTGGTGATGTGGTGATTAATGATGATCAGAAGAAAGTTTATCGCGGGCAGCAGGAGATAATGCTGACGCCGAGGGAGTACCAGATACTGTACATGCTGATCGACAATAAAGACAGGGTAGTGTCCAAGGCAGAGTTGATGAAAGAAATATGGGGCGGCAATGTAGATTACAATACCAATACAATCGAAGTGTATATTAATTTCTTAAGGAATAAGATCGACAAGCCTTTCGGACAAAAGTCTATCAAAACAAAAGTGGGGTACGGTTATTACTGGGATATGTCATGA
- a CDS encoding DEAD/DEAH box helicase: protein MRARKTNMAIANTKTYLLFQPALLFSKKSVIAIKQLIKTPDGITTGEQPLTRAHIKALFKSFSDETIKALMAFNTVDLEKISIALYQQTSYIVNKEEQKAAVQTAYVRHIQSITGALRRQPVQDWYHPVISGDKRVQNIKCSFYHYPVEVSFYADKKNTHYTIDAFIEIGKERFPLSDFHRHHFLLERGHCYYQVSPKSYEALEWICAQDAAQWIVEQTDQFEAVLLKLAQWDVKIEKGDLAEAEMIVTEPQSQVMVSELSNTFLKLEPQFVYDGFTIEGPFEPVTKVDTPKKTVLVQRNKEKEEELVHFLQSLHEKFSSQHNGFFYLSFSEAQKKGWFLKTYHLLLDKNIDLLGIDLLKHFRYSPHKAVTTIHQQSWEGDFACIEISVKFGKEEVSLTTLQKSLLNNQKAIMLKDGSLGVLGDEWLQQYGLLFRHGKVRKNELVVARWLTLSEGTDNENDGGLINTGITAEWFSRWKRWEKQEEELYTLPAGLQVEALRPYQRTGYEWLRLLSEIGASGCLADDMGLGKTLQTISFLLYKIEVNPQGKQLVITPASLLYNWLKELEKFGPDVKAAVLHGSKRDKAVLNDDENRIIITSYGTMRQDLSLLENIAWETIVLDESHHIKNAATQTTRAVWQLTAKTRIALSGTPIMNSTSDLHSQVHFLMPGLLGTAEFFKKEYAIPIEQQANEEKAAALQKLIRPFILRRTKEQVAQDLPEKTESILWCEMDSEQRAAYETIKENIRTNIFTEIESNGLNKGKMSVLAGLTKLRQLCNSAELVTGEDLFTYDSVKTKVLINELKCIIPQHRALVFSQFTSMLDLLERDLNTAGISTLRIDGQTQAQKRQELVNEFQSDNSKAEVFLISLKAGNTGLTLTKADYVFLFDPWWNAAVESQAIDRTHRIGQQQHVFAYRMICRDSIEEKIIKLAGGKRKLAEDLITTEESLMKSLSIEDIQYLFE from the coding sequence TTGCGCGCCAGAAAGACGAATATGGCTATAGCGAATACAAAGACCTACTTACTATTTCAACCTGCATTGTTGTTCTCGAAAAAGAGTGTAATAGCAATAAAGCAGTTGATTAAAACCCCTGACGGTATTACCACGGGCGAACAGCCTTTAACCCGGGCACATATCAAGGCGCTTTTTAAAAGTTTCAGCGACGAGACCATTAAAGCATTAATGGCATTTAATACAGTTGACCTGGAGAAAATATCTATCGCGCTTTATCAGCAAACCAGCTATATAGTTAATAAGGAAGAACAAAAAGCTGCGGTACAGACCGCGTATGTTCGCCATATACAATCCATTACCGGAGCACTGAGAAGGCAACCTGTTCAGGACTGGTACCACCCCGTAATATCCGGTGATAAAAGAGTACAAAACATCAAATGCAGCTTCTATCATTATCCTGTAGAGGTAAGCTTTTATGCCGACAAAAAGAATACACATTATACTATTGATGCTTTTATTGAGATTGGGAAAGAAAGATTTCCGCTCAGTGATTTTCACCGGCATCATTTTTTGCTGGAGCGCGGTCACTGCTACTACCAGGTTTCCCCAAAGAGCTATGAGGCGCTTGAATGGATCTGCGCACAGGATGCTGCCCAATGGATCGTTGAACAAACCGATCAATTTGAAGCCGTGCTGCTGAAACTGGCGCAATGGGACGTGAAAATAGAAAAAGGAGATCTGGCCGAAGCTGAAATGATCGTTACCGAGCCTCAATCGCAGGTAATGGTAAGCGAGTTGAGCAATACTTTTTTAAAATTGGAGCCCCAGTTTGTATATGATGGTTTTACTATCGAGGGGCCGTTTGAACCGGTTACAAAAGTAGATACGCCTAAAAAAACAGTACTTGTACAACGCAATAAAGAAAAAGAAGAAGAACTGGTACACTTCCTCCAATCTCTTCATGAAAAATTTTCCAGCCAGCATAACGGTTTTTTCTACCTGAGTTTTTCGGAAGCACAAAAGAAAGGATGGTTTTTAAAAACTTATCACCTGTTACTGGATAAAAATATAGACCTGTTAGGCATCGATTTATTAAAGCATTTCCGGTATTCGCCTCATAAAGCCGTCACTACCATTCATCAGCAAAGCTGGGAGGGTGATTTTGCGTGTATTGAGATCAGTGTAAAATTCGGTAAAGAAGAAGTTTCCTTAACCACCCTGCAGAAGTCGCTCCTCAATAACCAAAAAGCCATTATGCTTAAGGATGGCAGCCTGGGAGTTTTAGGCGATGAGTGGTTACAACAATACGGGCTTTTATTTCGCCATGGAAAAGTTAGAAAAAATGAACTGGTTGTAGCCCGCTGGTTAACCTTAAGCGAGGGTACTGATAACGAAAATGATGGTGGCCTCATTAATACGGGAATCACTGCCGAGTGGTTTTCCCGCTGGAAACGCTGGGAAAAGCAAGAAGAAGAATTATATACTTTGCCGGCCGGCTTACAGGTGGAGGCGCTCCGTCCCTACCAGCGCACCGGTTATGAGTGGCTCAGGCTACTGTCTGAAATAGGCGCGAGTGGCTGCCTGGCCGACGATATGGGATTGGGTAAAACGCTTCAAACGATTAGCTTTCTGTTGTATAAAATAGAAGTAAATCCGCAAGGCAAACAGCTGGTAATTACTCCGGCGAGCCTGCTCTATAACTGGTTAAAAGAATTAGAAAAGTTTGGTCCGGATGTAAAAGCTGCGGTGCTACATGGCTCTAAAAGAGACAAGGCGGTATTGAACGACGACGAAAACAGGATCATTATTACCAGTTATGGCACAATGCGGCAAGACCTCTCACTACTGGAAAACATTGCATGGGAAACGATTGTTTTGGATGAAAGTCATCATATTAAAAATGCAGCTACACAAACAACGCGGGCCGTATGGCAGCTTACCGCAAAGACCAGGATAGCACTAAGTGGTACACCGATCATGAATAGCACCAGCGATCTGCATAGCCAGGTGCACTTCCTAATGCCAGGTTTGTTAGGCACCGCGGAATTCTTTAAAAAAGAATACGCCATACCTATTGAGCAGCAAGCCAACGAGGAAAAAGCCGCTGCTTTACAAAAGCTGATCCGCCCCTTCATTTTACGGCGAACCAAAGAACAGGTGGCGCAGGATCTTCCTGAAAAAACGGAGTCAATACTCTGGTGTGAAATGGACTCGGAGCAGCGTGCAGCCTATGAAACGATCAAAGAAAATATACGCACCAATATATTCACAGAAATAGAAAGCAATGGCTTAAATAAAGGTAAAATGAGTGTATTGGCGGGGTTAACCAAATTAAGGCAGCTTTGCAATAGTGCCGAACTGGTTACCGGCGAAGACCTGTTTACCTATGATAGTGTAAAGACCAAAGTATTGATTAACGAGCTAAAGTGTATCATTCCCCAGCATCGTGCCCTTGTTTTTAGCCAGTTCACGTCCATGCTGGATTTATTGGAACGCGATTTAAACACAGCAGGCATTTCTACCCTTCGGATAGATGGTCAAACCCAGGCCCAGAAAAGACAGGAACTGGTCAACGAGTTTCAATCAGATAATAGTAAGGCGGAAGTATTCCTGATTAGCTTAAAAGCAGGGAACACCGGCTTAACGCTTACCAAAGCCGATTACGTATTCTTATTCGATCCATGGTGGAATGCGGCTGTAGAAAGCCAGGCTATAGACCGTACGCATCGTATCGGCCAGCAGCAGCATGTATTTGCTTATCGTATGATCTGCAGGGATAGTATTGAGGAGAAAATCATCAAACTGGCGGGTGGCAAAAGAAAGCTTGCCGAAGACCTTATTACTACGGAAGAAAGCCTGATGAAAAGTCTTTCCATTGAAGATATACAATACTTATTTGAATAA